One segment of Streptomyces sp. TG1A-8 DNA contains the following:
- a CDS encoding BTAD domain-containing putative transcriptional regulator — translation MQFFLLGPLEATSNGRQLPLGGTKQRLALALLLLRHNSLVPVGQLTDALWPGDVPVSARKMLHNAVSGLRKSLSGDADEDPPLLLTRSPGYLLRVAPGAIDLVRFQDLAAQGQAALAAGRWDQAARSLRGALDIWRGPLLSDLAEQTADWPEVSAARSAWLTALEGRLEADIHLGRQGEVLSELEVLVEQEPLRERLCGQLMRVLYQRGRQADALGVYSRTRNALVEQLGLDPSPELQELERAILNHDVSLAGAPPLAAHTRGTPAGPPAVAGRRTGRGGTGPGSGEGGVLEELRQVSTVLVAAGPAPYLTAGPEDLHAVRDHVGGIVREEAQFHQARVAEAEGAADEAVGALLARARESWRNTTGCAGSPVWMAAADPAAGESGPWRALRLAHAISGRLTAEPGCRAADGRWLPFEVRVVVVTGAAITRQGDAASSWARPSEDLVRLCLRLLEDRGAGPLRVCPTTAEAVRLLDRPDHLPFVGRDHELCALDFALESTLVHRQPHLLTVFGDAGTGRTRLLDEWMRRCRESRTAGPPVTFLVGRTSSAIGGGRSAALAELVRAAADIDVTDPPPLATARLAGMVDGVVDERRAPWMLAHLSALLDTDTADASVPADAFDAWAQFFESLAAQDPLVLVLENLQWSDDTVLDFLNHLLERSSGVPLLVVASARPDLLDRRAAWGGGKLRSTSLCLRPLEDADAARVMWDAYRSARVSDGRFLPEHCPDALVPVAGALGGNPLFAIEYGRLLSESGWPESGLLPDAMPYSMRSRLETMLDLLPPQARAVLYDAALCGEWITESRLAVLAGGDRHRAVGRWLRLLVQRGIMCSSRHPGEGQDAPYAFAHHRLREVALSRVPEAVRKRKAELIRATCAPRPRSGVEPGGRVRDTPPPHGLPAAGFPPAPPAECGRGPRLTVVPAGAARLTARPAAASPGGSGSTSAHAGPEDGRGPGTAGPAGPPGAPAAPRSPAAVRPLPAGRTERAWMEKCTPASLPGNRPAPTSGNGPGNGARTAEITVPGVAHNYPLRTRVTRQLQPEYFCLLFPAAANR, via the coding sequence ATGCAGTTCTTCCTCCTCGGCCCCCTGGAAGCCACCTCCAACGGGCGGCAGCTGCCGCTGGGGGGCACCAAGCAGCGCCTCGCCCTCGCACTGCTCCTGCTGCGCCACAACTCGCTGGTCCCGGTCGGGCAGCTGACGGACGCGTTGTGGCCGGGTGACGTGCCCGTGTCGGCGCGCAAGATGCTGCACAACGCGGTGTCCGGACTGCGCAAGTCCCTCTCCGGGGACGCGGACGAGGACCCCCCGCTGCTGCTCACCCGCTCGCCCGGCTACCTGTTGCGCGTTGCGCCCGGGGCCATCGACCTCGTCCGCTTCCAGGACCTGGCGGCGCAGGGCCAGGCGGCGCTGGCCGCGGGCCGCTGGGACCAGGCGGCGCGGTCCCTGCGCGGGGCCCTGGACATCTGGCGCGGACCGCTCCTGTCCGACCTGGCCGAGCAGACGGCCGACTGGCCGGAGGTCAGCGCCGCGCGCAGCGCCTGGCTGACCGCCCTGGAGGGCCGCCTCGAGGCGGACATCCACCTCGGGCGCCAGGGCGAGGTGCTCAGCGAGCTGGAGGTGCTCGTCGAACAGGAACCGCTGCGGGAACGCCTGTGCGGGCAGCTCATGCGCGTGCTCTACCAGCGGGGCCGGCAGGCCGATGCGCTCGGTGTCTACAGCCGCACCCGCAACGCCCTGGTCGAGCAGCTGGGCCTGGACCCCAGCCCCGAACTGCAGGAGCTGGAGCGGGCGATCCTCAACCACGACGTCTCCCTCGCCGGGGCTCCCCCGCTCGCCGCGCACACGCGGGGCACGCCCGCGGGGCCGCCGGCCGTGGCCGGCCGCCGGACGGGGCGGGGCGGCACGGGACCGGGATCCGGCGAAGGCGGTGTGCTGGAGGAACTGCGGCAGGTGAGCACCGTGCTGGTGGCTGCGGGCCCCGCCCCGTACCTGACCGCGGGGCCGGAGGACCTGCACGCCGTGCGCGACCACGTCGGCGGGATCGTCCGCGAGGAGGCGCAGTTCCACCAGGCGCGGGTGGCCGAGGCGGAGGGGGCCGCGGACGAGGCGGTCGGGGCGTTGCTCGCACGGGCGAGGGAGTCCTGGCGGAACACGACCGGGTGCGCGGGGTCACCGGTCTGGATGGCCGCCGCGGATCCGGCGGCGGGCGAATCGGGGCCGTGGCGCGCGCTTCGGCTGGCGCACGCCATCAGCGGCAGGCTGACCGCCGAGCCCGGCTGCCGCGCGGCCGACGGCCGGTGGCTGCCGTTCGAGGTGCGCGTCGTCGTCGTCACCGGCGCGGCCATCACCCGCCAGGGTGATGCGGCGTCCTCCTGGGCCCGCCCGTCCGAAGACCTGGTCCGGCTCTGCCTGCGGTTGCTGGAGGACCGCGGGGCGGGTCCCCTGCGGGTCTGCCCGACCACCGCCGAGGCCGTGCGGTTGCTGGACCGTCCGGACCACCTGCCGTTCGTCGGCCGCGATCACGAACTCTGCGCCCTCGACTTCGCGCTGGAGAGCACGCTGGTGCACCGCCAGCCGCACCTGCTGACCGTCTTCGGCGACGCGGGAACCGGACGTACCCGGCTGCTCGACGAGTGGATGCGCCGGTGCCGGGAGTCCCGGACGGCCGGCCCGCCGGTCACCTTCCTGGTGGGGCGCACGTCTTCGGCGATCGGCGGCGGCCGTTCGGCGGCGCTGGCCGAACTGGTGCGTGCCGCGGCGGACATCGATGTCACCGATCCGCCGCCCCTGGCGACCGCCCGGCTGGCCGGCATGGTGGACGGGGTCGTGGACGAGCGCCGGGCACCGTGGATGCTCGCCCACCTCAGCGCCCTGCTGGACACGGACACCGCCGACGCGTCCGTCCCGGCGGACGCCTTCGACGCGTGGGCCCAGTTCTTCGAGTCGCTGGCCGCGCAGGACCCGCTGGTACTGGTCCTGGAGAACCTCCAGTGGAGCGACGACACCGTCCTCGACTTCCTCAACCACCTCCTGGAGCGTTCCAGCGGTGTACCGCTGCTCGTGGTCGCCAGCGCCAGGCCGGACCTGCTGGACCGGCGCGCCGCCTGGGGCGGCGGCAAGCTCCGCAGCACGTCGCTGTGCCTGCGCCCGCTGGAGGACGCCGATGCGGCACGGGTCATGTGGGACGCCTACAGGTCCGCGCGGGTCTCCGACGGCCGCTTCCTGCCCGAACACTGCCCGGACGCCCTCGTGCCGGTCGCCGGTGCGCTCGGCGGCAACCCGCTGTTCGCGATCGAGTACGGCAGGCTGCTCAGCGAATCGGGATGGCCGGAATCGGGGCTCCTGCCGGACGCGATGCCGTACTCGATGCGCTCCCGGCTGGAGACCATGCTCGACCTGCTGCCGCCACAGGCGCGTGCCGTGCTGTACGACGCGGCGCTGTGCGGGGAGTGGATCACCGAGAGCAGGCTCGCCGTGCTGGCCGGCGGTGACCGGCACCGCGCGGTCGGCCGGTGGCTGCGCCTGCTGGTCCAACGCGGGATCATGTGCTCCTCCCGGCACCCCGGCGAAGGGCAGGACGCCCCGTACGCCTTCGCCCACCACCGGTTGCGCGAGGTCGCGCTGTCCCGCGTGCCCGAGGCGGTGCGCAAGCGCAAGGCGGAACTGATCCGCGCCACCTGCGCTCCCCGTCCCCGGTCCGGCGTCGAGCCGGGCGGCAGGGTCCGTGACACCCCGCCTCCCCACGGCCTCCCCGCCGCGGGCTTCCCGCCGGCGCCGCCGGCCGAGTGCGGCAGGGGGCCCCGTCTGACGGTGGTGCCGGCCGGGGCCGCTCGGCTGACCGCCCGGCCCGCGGCCGCTTCCCCCGGTGGGTCCGGCTCCACCAGCGCCCACGCCGGCCCGGAGGACGGACGCGGCCCCGGCACGGCCGGGCCCGCCGGGCCGCCCGGCGCCCCGGCGGCGCCCCGCTCCCCCGCGGCGGTCCGTCCCCTCCCCGCGGGGCGGACGGAAAGAGCCTGGATGGAGAAATGCACCCCCGCCTCATTGCCTGGTAATCGGCCGGCGCCGACCAGCGGAAACGGGCCCGGGAACGGTGCGCGAACCGCGGAAATCACCGTGCCGGGCGTGGCACACAATTACCCTCTTCGCACCCGAGTTACCCGGCAATTGCAGCCGGAATACTTCTGCCTGTTGTTCCCTGCTGCAGCGAATCGCTAA
- a CDS encoding pyridoxal phosphate-dependent aminotransferase: MPLFDSPSPPRRITVPDDARAAAALSRLVEEDRDVFTPDVDDRLLDVIARANDPRDAFELRDLWLGRVEYELGDDALRPELAELWRRSRPRRRVTPEEALTSRSTVRFVKELFNWFFRDDLYGELAGDRQLVLSSGSVDEEHWGLPAVLKDCVRFALDRDWYGYSDSRGRIPARQAVAAYENALMERDVYDERNVAITLGGTFTVSTLADFLLTGRSASAEPVLCGIPNYPPLVEAVARRNEVRMVPMPSAAGKVSLEPLIRALTPNTPMVLIQTAINPTGALVDEDELARLIHAAGPNTTVMLDECHEWLGPHRPRSAARAARNVVRVSSLSKNWSAPGMKVGWLLADREFIDEYYEHASTMFGGPPSFLYTVIEVLARMERWLVAGLDRPGAAEVAEFEPSYGIGADRLRAAYASYVQERLQRQDALATLRAAACHRLSHVAEVTVPAYSINAAVRFPGWDDSYRCFRDLLRETGVSTYPGILNFCFSGGVVRMTTARPWDDLVEAGDRLTNALLGAKAGRA; the protein is encoded by the coding sequence ATGCCGCTCTTCGATTCCCCTTCCCCGCCCCGGCGCATCACCGTGCCCGACGACGCGCGCGCCGCAGCCGCACTGTCCCGGCTCGTCGAGGAGGACCGTGACGTCTTCACCCCCGACGTCGACGACCGGCTGCTCGACGTCATCGCCCGCGCCAACGACCCCCGCGACGCCTTCGAGTTGCGCGACCTGTGGCTCGGACGGGTCGAGTACGAGCTCGGCGACGACGCGCTGCGCCCGGAGCTGGCCGAGCTCTGGCGGCGTTCGCGGCCCCGGCGCCGGGTCACCCCCGAGGAGGCGCTCACCTCCCGCTCCACGGTCCGGTTCGTGAAGGAACTGTTCAACTGGTTCTTCCGCGACGACCTCTACGGCGAGCTGGCCGGCGATCGCCAACTGGTGCTGTCCAGCGGCTCCGTCGACGAGGAGCACTGGGGACTGCCCGCGGTCCTGAAGGACTGCGTGCGCTTCGCGCTCGACCGGGACTGGTACGGCTACTCCGACTCACGCGGCCGGATTCCCGCCCGCCAGGCCGTCGCCGCCTACGAGAACGCGCTGATGGAACGCGACGTCTACGACGAGCGGAACGTCGCGATCACGCTGGGCGGCACCTTCACGGTCAGCACCCTCGCCGACTTCCTGCTCACCGGCAGGTCCGCCTCGGCCGAGCCGGTGCTCTGCGGCATCCCCAACTACCCGCCGCTGGTGGAGGCCGTGGCCCGTCGCAACGAGGTCCGGATGGTCCCGATGCCCAGCGCCGCCGGGAAGGTCTCGCTCGAACCGCTGATCCGCGCCCTCACCCCCAACACCCCGATGGTGCTGATCCAGACCGCGATCAATCCCACGGGCGCCCTGGTCGACGAGGACGAACTGGCCCGGCTGATCCACGCCGCGGGCCCGAACACCACCGTCATGCTCGACGAGTGCCACGAGTGGCTCGGTCCGCACCGCCCCCGCTCGGCCGCCCGGGCCGCCCGCAACGTCGTCCGGGTGTCGAGCCTCTCGAAGAACTGGTCCGCGCCGGGCATGAAGGTCGGCTGGCTGCTCGCCGACCGTGAGTTCATCGACGAGTACTACGAGCACGCGTCGACGATGTTCGGCGGTCCGCCGTCGTTCCTCTACACCGTCATAGAGGTGCTCGCGCGGATGGAACGCTGGCTGGTCGCCGGTCTGGACCGGCCCGGCGCGGCGGAGGTCGCGGAGTTCGAGCCGTCCTACGGGATCGGGGCCGACCGGCTGCGCGCCGCCTACGCGAGCTACGTGCAGGAGCGCCTGCAGCGGCAGGACGCGCTGGCCACGCTGCGCGCCGCCGCCTGTCACCGGTTGTCCCACGTGGCGGAGGTGACCGTGCCCGCCTACTCGATCAACGCCGCGGTGCGCTTCCCCGGGTGGGACGACAGCTACCGCTGTTTCCGCGACCTGCTGCGCGAGACCGGCGTGTCGACCTACCCGGGAATCCTGAACTTCTGCTTCTCCGGGGGCGTGGTGCGGATGACCACGGCCCGGCCCTGGGACGACCTCGTGGAAGCCGGCGACCGCCTGACCAACGCCCTGCTCGGGGCGAAGGCGGGCCGGGCCTGA